The Streptomyces sp. NBC_00162 sequence CCTTGGTGCCGGAGTTCTCCGAGGCCTGGAGCGCGCCGGTGACCTCGACGCGGCCGGCCGGCGCGGCCGGGGCCTTCGCCGGGTCGGCCGTCCCCGGCAGCCAGCCCCGGACCACCGGGACGGCCTTGCCGGAGTCGGTCTTCAGCAGGGTCAGCACGTAGAAGCCGGTCGCGCCGTCCAGCCGGCGCTCGGGGACCAGCAGCTGGTCGCCGTACTCCCCGGACGCGGAAGCCAGCCGTCCGGAGGTCTTCTTGTCCACCGGGAGCAGCGAGTCCAGCGGCGCGGCCGTCTGGCCGGCGGGCCGCCCGGAGGTCGCCTCGCGGTGGCTGTCGACGCGGTCCTCGAACCGGCCGAGCTGCCAGGACCCCATGAACAGGCAGAAGGGGACGGCGAGCGCGACGAAGACGTTGATCCCCCACCAGCGCGGGGTCAGGAGAAACCGGTGCACCCCACCACCGTACGGGGGTGCACCGGCCGTCCCGCCGGGTGGGGCCCCTCCCAGCGGTAGCTGGGGGAGTCAGCGCGGGAGGTGCTTGAGCGCGAACTCCAGTTCCATCCGGACCTGCTTGATCCGCTCCTCCACGACCAGCGAGCCGTGCCCGGCGTCGTAGCGGTACACCTCGTGCACCGCGCCGCGCGCCGCCAGCCGGTCCACGTAGTTCTCGACCTGCCGGATCGGGCAGCGCGGGTC is a genomic window containing:
- a CDS encoding SURF1 family protein, which encodes MHRFLLTPRWWGINVFVALAVPFCLFMGSWQLGRFEDRVDSHREATSGRPAGQTAAPLDSLLPVDKKTSGRLASASGEYGDQLLVPERRLDGATGFYVLTLLKTDSGKAVPVVRGWLPGTADPAKAPAAPAGRVEVTGALQASENSGTKGVHAQGGLPAGQLGVIGAASLVNLVPYGLYDAWLTVQTPSDGMAPVPAAAPNNTGLDLKAFQNLGYTGEWFVFVAFVLFMWFRLYRRELETLRDTEAGLVPAETRESAKTA